In one window of Niallia sp. Man26 DNA:
- a CDS encoding PRD domain-containing protein: MSSKSNYEQELLLFLSKNQGYVTSKELLEVLNVSQKTVYRLINKINNEYEDGPLIISERGRGYKLDYEKFISSQKSNDNDKDKEKQFTPSERRKRIMEELLLSSPKPINVYHLFSHYYVGDSVTFNDEQIMSEELKKYNLVLERKNRTLAILGEEVNIRKAIKDIIEIFNIIDIDDLKRNPKLNFNQYDVLFILDQLRKIEEDLNITIPYPYNVNIFSHLYILLSRTRIVPTRMFADEISKEEMENMERDILYPVAKMIVHNIEKYLNSPLPDIEVYFLYQYLVSSRMQGSHAITSTFSSEVIQVTKEYMEGMSINLGMDIDSQSIFIDLANHIKPMLNRLEHKIRVKNSLLSQIKVTYEEVFMGVKKVSELLSEKFNLPAINEDEIGFITLYFAKAIETGQHQRPIKTLIMCTTGIGTSELLKAKVSKKFPEIEIVDVVASRNTQMLKEKYADAELILSTVHIKEDVPIPYLLVSAMFTIDDQKRLQGKIEEVYHGN; this comes from the coding sequence ATGAGTTCTAAAAGCAACTATGAACAAGAACTGTTACTGTTTCTTTCCAAAAATCAAGGATATGTTACATCGAAGGAACTCCTTGAAGTACTAAATGTATCTCAAAAAACGGTATATCGTTTAATAAATAAAATTAATAATGAGTACGAGGATGGCCCTTTAATCATATCTGAAAGAGGGAGAGGATATAAACTAGATTACGAAAAATTTATTAGTTCTCAAAAAAGTAATGATAATGATAAAGATAAAGAAAAGCAATTTACGCCTAGTGAGAGACGTAAACGAATTATGGAAGAATTATTGTTGTCTTCGCCCAAACCTATAAATGTTTATCATTTATTTAGTCACTATTATGTAGGAGATTCTGTGACTTTTAATGACGAGCAAATAATGAGTGAAGAGCTTAAAAAATATAATTTGGTTCTAGAGAGAAAAAATCGAACATTAGCCATACTTGGGGAAGAAGTTAATATTCGAAAAGCGATTAAAGATATTATTGAAATCTTTAATATTATCGATATTGATGATTTAAAGAGGAATCCAAAACTTAACTTCAATCAGTATGATGTGTTATTTATATTAGATCAATTAAGAAAGATTGAAGAAGATTTAAATATAACCATTCCTTACCCGTATAATGTAAACATTTTCTCACATTTATATATACTACTTAGCCGAACAAGAATAGTTCCGACTAGAATGTTCGCGGATGAGATTTCTAAAGAAGAAATGGAAAACATGGAGCGGGATATTTTGTATCCGGTTGCTAAAATGATTGTCCATAATATCGAGAAATATTTGAACAGTCCTTTGCCTGATATTGAGGTCTATTTTCTTTATCAGTATTTAGTGTCATCGAGAATGCAGGGATCTCATGCTATTACTTCCACTTTTTCATCAGAAGTGATTCAAGTAACGAAAGAGTATATGGAAGGAATGAGTATTAACTTAGGAATGGATATAGACAGTCAATCTATATTTATCGATTTAGCCAACCATATTAAACCGATGCTTAACCGGTTAGAGCATAAGATTCGGGTTAAGAACAGTTTGTTAAGTCAGATTAAGGTAACGTATGAAGAAGTATTTATGGGTGTAAAGAAGGTTTCGGAATTACTGAGTGAGAAATTCAACCTACCAGCCATAAACGAAGATGAGATTGGGTTTATCACCCTTTATTTTGCAAAGGCAATTGAAACGGGTCAACATCAACGTCCGATAAAAACACTCATTATGTGTACAACAGGAATAGGAACTTCCGAGCTTTTAAAAGCAAAGGTTTCTAAGAAATTTCCAGAGATAGAAATTGTTGATGTGGTAGCATCACGAAATACTCAAATGCTAAAAGAGAAATATGCTGATGCTGAGTTGATACTGAGTACAGTTCATATTAAGGAAGATGTACCAATTCCTTATCTCTTAGTGAGTGCGATGTTTACAATTGATGATCAGAAGAGACTTCAGGGAAAGATAGAGGAAGTTTATCATGGAAATTAA
- a CDS encoding PTS sugar transporter subunit IIA — translation MEINSLYQIHFNCELQTKEEVHAFIAEIVGQDNPMSRDEVIHHLNEREKVGSTLIAEHIMLPHIESDQLEKSQILFIRLANPIEAWDCQTKNICLVIVILLKKNESVNMKKRIALFTRSLADEEYLDRLLNSHEKEEFINKIIKY, via the coding sequence ATGGAAATTAATTCACTCTATCAAATTCATTTTAATTGTGAGTTACAAACAAAAGAAGAAGTACACGCTTTTATTGCTGAAATAGTAGGTCAAGATAATCCTATGTCAAGGGATGAAGTCATCCATCATTTAAATGAAAGAGAAAAAGTGGGCAGTACATTAATTGCTGAGCATATTATGTTGCCCCATATCGAAAGCGACCAATTAGAGAAAAGTCAAATTTTATTTATTCGTTTAGCAAATCCAATTGAAGCTTGGGATTGCCAAACAAAAAATATTTGTCTAGTGATTGTAATTTTACTAAAGAAAAATGAAAGCGTTAATATGAAGAAGAGAATAGCCTTATTTACTAGATCTCTTGCAGATGAGGAGTATCTAGACCGATTATTAAACAGTCATGAAAAAGAAGAATTTATAAATAAAATTATAAAATATTAG
- a CDS encoding PTS fructose transporter subunit IIB, producing the protein MKIVGVAACTVGIAHTYIAQEKLENAGKKAGHDIHIETQGTIGTENELSQQQIAEADIVILATDVKIAGRERFDGKRIIQVTTEIAVKSPNKLIEKAAEVVNQQK; encoded by the coding sequence ATGAAAATAGTAGGAGTTGCAGCTTGCACAGTAGGAATTGCACACACATATATCGCACAGGAGAAATTAGAGAATGCTGGTAAGAAGGCAGGCCATGATATCCATATTGAAACACAAGGAACGATCGGGACAGAGAATGAATTGAGCCAACAACAAATTGCGGAAGCAGACATCGTTATTTTAGCAACAGATGTTAAGATTGCGGGAAGAGAACGATTCGACGGGAAAAGAATTATCCAAGTTACAACAGAAATAGCGGTTAAATCACCAAATAAATTAATTGAAAAAGCAGCAGAGGTTGTCAACCAACAGAAATAA
- a CDS encoding fructose PTS transporter subunit IIA: protein MEVKNIVDLNTIKTNMSVKSKEEAIQELAQVLLENGYIKDIEEFTKDIYAREAIGQTGIGNYIAIPHGKSDSVEKIGVAIGITQEEIAWETLDGKGVKGIILFAVGNDDGAQNHLKLLSLFARKLGNDEVIEKMLQSKNAEDVKEALCS from the coding sequence ATGGAAGTGAAAAATATTGTAGATTTAAATACAATCAAAACGAACATGAGTGTTAAGAGTAAGGAAGAAGCTATTCAGGAATTAGCTCAGGTCTTGCTTGAGAACGGATACATCAAAGATATTGAAGAGTTTACAAAGGATATCTATGCTAGGGAAGCGATAGGACAAACTGGAATCGGAAATTATATTGCTATTCCTCATGGAAAAAGTGATTCTGTAGAAAAAATAGGAGTAGCGATTGGCATTACTCAAGAAGAAATTGCTTGGGAAACTCTCGATGGTAAGGGCGTAAAGGGAATAATTCTGTTTGCGGTTGGAAATGATGATGGAGCACAAAATCATCTGAAATTACTATCATTATTTGCTAGAAAGCTAGGAAATGACGAAGTAATCGAGAAGATGCTACAGTCTAAAAACGCTGAAGATGTAAAAGAAGCTTTATGTAGCTAA
- a CDS encoding PTS fructose transporter subunit IIC — protein MSGLKKLNLKGHLLTAISYLIPIVCGAGFLIAIGMAFGGTSQGSLVQGEFSLWDALATMGGAGLGLLPVVISTGISYSIAGKPGIAPGFIIGLSANAIGAGFIGGILGGFLSGYLAVAIIKHFKVPSWAKGLMPTLIVPFFTSIIGGLIMVYIIGIPVAALTSLLTDGLNSLGTSSLLVFGGIVGLLSGVDFGGPINKTVFAFVLTMQAEGINGPITALQLVNTATPIGFGLAYFIAKIFKKNIYTRSEVETLKSAVPMGVVNIVEGVIPIVMNDIVRTVTAVAIGGAAGGAVTMVLGADATVPFGGVFMLPTMSNPWAGVAAILVNVVVTGVALALIKKKVNEDEEIEVEEEDIDLDDIQIL, from the coding sequence ATGAGTGGATTAAAAAAATTAAATCTTAAAGGCCACTTATTGACAGCAATCTCATACTTGATTCCAATTGTTTGTGGAGCAGGTTTCTTAATCGCAATTGGTATGGCTTTTGGAGGAACTAGTCAAGGTTCTTTAGTACAAGGAGAGTTTTCCTTATGGGATGCTTTAGCAACAATGGGTGGAGCAGGCTTAGGTTTATTACCTGTCGTTATCTCAACTGGTATTTCTTATTCTATTGCTGGTAAACCAGGAATTGCGCCAGGTTTCATTATTGGATTAAGTGCTAATGCAATTGGTGCTGGCTTTATTGGTGGTATCTTAGGAGGATTTTTATCTGGTTATCTTGCAGTAGCTATTATTAAGCATTTTAAAGTTCCTAGTTGGGCTAAAGGATTAATGCCGACGTTAATTGTTCCATTTTTCACCTCTATTATTGGTGGACTAATCATGGTTTACATTATTGGAATTCCAGTTGCTGCTCTTACATCATTATTAACAGATGGATTAAACAGCTTAGGAACTTCATCCCTACTAGTATTTGGTGGAATTGTTGGTCTATTGAGTGGAGTTGACTTTGGCGGACCAATTAACAAAACAGTATTTGCCTTCGTTCTGACTATGCAAGCAGAAGGCATTAATGGACCTATCACAGCTTTACAATTAGTAAATACAGCAACGCCAATCGGATTTGGATTAGCTTACTTTATTGCAAAAATCTTCAAGAAAAACATTTATACACGATCAGAAGTGGAAACATTGAAATCAGCAGTGCCAATGGGTGTTGTTAACATTGTGGAAGGTGTAATTCCAATTGTTATGAATGATATTGTTCGTACTGTAACCGCTGTAGCCATAGGTGGAGCAGCTGGTGGAGCAGTAACGATGGTGTTAGGAGCTGATGCAACGGTACCATTCGGTGGCGTATTTATGCTACCAACGATGTCCAATCCATGGGCTGGTGTTGCAGCTATCTTAGTAAACGTTGTTGTAACAGGAGTTGCGTTGGCTTTAATTAAGAAAAAGGTTAACGAAGATGAGGAAATAGAAGTAGAGGAAGAAGATATCGATTTAGATGATATTCAAATTCTATAA
- the alsE gene encoding D-allulose 6-phosphate 3-epimerase: MKKVEFSPSLMTMDLDKFKEQITFLNDHVDSYHIDIMDGHYVPNITLSPWFVQEVRKISDLPMSAHLMVTNPSFWVQQLVDLKCEWICMHAEVLDGLAFRLIDQIHDAGLKAGVVLNPETPIETIFPYIDLVDKITIMTVDPGFAGQRFIESTLDKIVALRELRDEKGYQYVIEMDGSSSRKTFKRIDAADPDIYIIGRSGLFGLDEDIKKSWEIMCKDYEDMTGKVVE, from the coding sequence ATGAAAAAAGTAGAATTTTCACCATCACTAATGACTATGGATTTAGATAAGTTTAAAGAGCAGATCACGTTTTTAAACGATCATGTAGATTCTTATCATATTGATATTATGGATGGGCATTATGTTCCTAATATTACATTATCTCCATGGTTTGTCCAAGAAGTGCGAAAAATAAGTGATTTACCGATGTCTGCCCATCTAATGGTAACGAATCCAAGCTTCTGGGTTCAACAATTAGTGGATCTAAAGTGTGAATGGATTTGTATGCATGCAGAAGTACTAGATGGTCTTGCTTTCCGATTGATTGATCAAATACATGATGCTGGACTAAAAGCAGGGGTAGTATTAAATCCAGAAACTCCTATTGAAACAATTTTTCCTTATATTGATTTAGTAGATAAAATTACTATTATGACGGTGGACCCAGGATTCGCTGGACAACGCTTTATTGAAAGCACATTAGATAAAATTGTAGCTTTAAGAGAATTACGTGATGAAAAAGGCTATCAATATGTTATTGAAATGGATGGATCATCTAGTCGAAAAACATTTAAAAGAATTGATGCAGCCGATCCTGATATTTATATCATAGGTCGTAGCGGTCTATTTGGATTAGATGAAGATATTAAAAAGTCATGGGAAATAATGTGTAAAGATTATGAGGATATGACTGGCAAAGTAGTAGAATAA
- a CDS encoding LacI family DNA-binding transcriptional regulator, translated as MPTIDEIARLCNVSKTTVSRVLNNHPYVSKEKRDMILKVINEMDYIPNSIARQFRKNETRTIALSVPSIDHPFFAQLIKGVSLQALTNNYKAVVFQTFYNQTSELELLELLKHKEIDGVILGALENDWCKIEPFLKYGPILLCNEYHHCADIPIIGYDEFEATYKAVVHLIEMGHEKIGFCYDTPYSEAQCQRKEGYLKALADYNLPQKHDWVFGGVFNIEDGFHLFEQIHNLKDSPTAIFTGNDQVAAGLIKKATISGFNIPKDLAVIGFDNQMICQVVTPTITTIDTPIIELGQKALLKLLDCLLGNVNLEREVIRLPTNLIIREST; from the coding sequence ATGCCTACAATTGATGAAATAGCTAGGTTATGTAATGTATCAAAAACCACTGTATCTCGTGTTTTGAATAATCACCCCTATGTTTCTAAAGAGAAAAGAGACATGATTTTAAAAGTTATCAACGAAATGGACTATATTCCTAATTCAATAGCTCGGCAATTCAGGAAAAATGAAACTCGAACAATTGCATTATCGGTACCGAGTATTGACCATCCCTTTTTTGCACAATTAATTAAAGGTGTTTCCCTGCAGGCATTAACTAATAATTATAAAGCAGTTGTTTTTCAAACATTTTATAACCAAACATCTGAACTAGAATTGCTAGAATTATTGAAGCATAAAGAAATAGACGGGGTTATTCTAGGAGCGTTAGAAAACGATTGGTGTAAAATAGAACCATTTTTAAAATACGGACCTATTTTGTTATGTAATGAGTATCACCATTGTGCTGATATACCCATAATTGGATATGATGAATTTGAAGCAACTTATAAAGCTGTAGTACATTTAATTGAAATGGGGCATGAAAAGATTGGGTTTTGCTATGACACACCATATAGCGAAGCTCAATGCCAAAGAAAAGAGGGATACTTAAAAGCCTTAGCTGATTACAATCTACCTCAAAAACACGATTGGGTATTTGGCGGTGTATTTAATATAGAGGATGGTTTCCATCTCTTTGAACAGATTCATAACTTAAAAGATAGTCCAACTGCTATCTTTACAGGTAATGATCAAGTTGCAGCTGGACTTATCAAAAAAGCAACTATATCAGGGTTTAATATTCCCAAGGACTTAGCCGTTATAGGCTTTGATAATCAAATGATTTGCCAAGTAGTGACTCCAACTATAACAACAATTGATACCCCAATCATTGAATTAGGTCAAAAAGCATTGTTAAAATTGCTCGATTGCTTATTAGGAAATGTTAATTTAGAGAGGGAAGTTATTAGACTACCTACTAATCTTATCATTCGAGAGTCAACATAA
- a CDS encoding HAD-IIB family hydrolase, with protein sequence MLLKKTLEYKTLSPVEQPKYIIFCDFDETYFPHKIDKEKQQDIYELEDYLEQKSKSGDIQIGWVTGSSIESILDKMKRGKFRYFPHFIASDLGTEITYFSEHNFGEQDINWNSRINQDFSKEKMERMVKHLRENHNIFLNPQTQLGISRYKHNYYYQEQDEINDKNNLLAIELICKEHGVSVNINRCNPLAGDPEDSYDVDFIPIGTGKDEIVRFMLEKYKLGPENAIAFGDSGNDIKMLHAVEYGYLLQNATQEAKNAFPNISEDEYSKGIKMTLNKIIG encoded by the coding sequence GTGTTATTAAAAAAGACGTTGGAGTATAAAACTCTTTCACCTGTTGAACAACCAAAATATATTATATTTTGTGATTTTGATGAAACTTATTTTCCTCATAAGATTGATAAAGAGAAGCAGCAGGATATTTATGAGCTAGAAGATTATTTAGAACAAAAAAGTAAAAGCGGAGACATACAAATCGGCTGGGTTACTGGGAGTAGTATAGAATCTATTCTCGATAAGATGAAAAGAGGTAAATTTAGATACTTTCCTCATTTTATAGCAAGTGATCTTGGGACAGAAATAACGTATTTCTCTGAACATAATTTTGGTGAGCAAGATATTAACTGGAATAGCCGAATAAATCAAGATTTTAGCAAAGAGAAGATGGAAAGAATGGTTAAACATCTACGAGAGAATCATAATATCTTTTTAAATCCACAAACTCAATTAGGTATTTCTCGTTATAAGCATAATTATTATTACCAAGAGCAAGATGAAATAAATGATAAAAATAACTTGTTAGCTATTGAATTAATTTGTAAGGAACATGGGGTTTCTGTAAATATAAATCGTTGCAATCCTCTAGCTGGTGATCCCGAGGATAGCTATGATGTAGATTTTATTCCTATAGGTACAGGTAAAGATGAAATCGTGCGATTTATGTTAGAAAAATACAAGTTAGGACCAGAAAATGCGATTGCATTTGGAGATAGCGGAAATGATATTAAAATGTTACATGCAGTGGAATATGGATATTTACTTCAAAATGCAACACAAGAGGCTAAAAATGCTTTCCCTAATATATCAGAAGATGAATACTCTAAAGGAATCAAAATGACTTTAAACAAAATTATCGGATAA
- a CDS encoding IS3 family transposase (programmed frameshift) produces the protein MAKYTSEEKLQAALRYLEGKESSHEIAKTIGTDHKAILKWAKQYEYNGVEAFIKRYTNYSAQFKLDVLNYMIEHGTSFIETAAIFNIATPSTLRSWNKQLETKGFDALQSKKKGRPSMKKETNKQPKQTPVEGSTEALQARIKQLEMENEYFKKVECLSSSQGNITKKDKVKVIYELRHKYSVKALAKFAQIPRSTYYDLVKKLDRPDLDAELKTEIQAIYNEHEGRYGYRRIRDELANRGRKVNHKKVQRIMKTLGLKCIVRMKKYKSYKGTVGKIASNILDRKFTVEVPNTKWVTDISELKLFGEKLYLSPVLDLFNGEIITYTIGHRPTYSLVSEMLEKALEKLPEEHQLLMHSDKGWHYQMKQYRHALASRGIVQSMSRKGNCYDDSVMENFFGILKSEFLYLKEFESMEHFKLELENYITYYNTKRMKAKLKMSPIQYRTHFIQAA, from the exons ATGGCAAAATATACATCAGAGGAAAAATTACAAGCAGCACTACGGTACTTAGAAGGCAAAGAAAGCTCACATGAAATTGCTAAAACTATTGGAACAGACCATAAAGCAATTCTTAAATGGGCGAAACAATATGAGTATAACGGTGTAGAAGCTTTTATTAAACGGTATACAAATTATTCAGCACAGTTTAAACTAGACGTACTAAATTACATGATTGAACATGGTACGTCCTTTATCGAAACTGCGGCTATATTTAATATAGCTACTCCATCTACACTTCGAAGTTGGAACAAACAACTTGAAACAAAAGGATTCGATGCCCTTCAATCAAAGAAAAAGGGGCGTCCATCCATGAAAAAAGAAACGAATAAACAACCAAAACAAACACCAGTAGAAGGGTCAACAGAAGCACTTCAAGCACGTATTAAGCAACTTGAAATGGAAAACGAGTATT TTAAAAAAGTTGAATGCCTTAGTTCAAGCCAAGGAAACATCACCAAAAAAGACAAAGTAAAGGTCATCTATGAATTAAGGCATAAATACTCGGTGAAGGCACTTGCCAAATTTGCACAGATTCCACGTAGTACGTACTATGACTTAGTGAAGAAATTAGATCGACCCGATCTAGATGCCGAGTTAAAAACCGAGATTCAAGCGATTTACAACGAACATGAGGGTCGTTATGGGTACCGACGAATTCGTGATGAACTCGCAAATCGTGGGCGAAAAGTGAATCATAAAAAAGTTCAACGCATCATGAAAACCCTTGGTTTAAAGTGCATAGTCAGAATGAAAAAGTATAAATCATATAAAGGGACAGTCGGTAAAATCGCATCTAATATTTTAGACCGTAAGTTTACAGTTGAAGTCCCTAATACGAAGTGGGTAACCGATATTTCAGAGCTTAAATTATTTGGTGAAAAGCTCTATTTATCACCTGTTTTAGACTTATTTAATGGGGAAATAATTACATACACAATTGGTCATAGACCCACGTATTCCCTTGTTTCAGAAATGTTGGAGAAAGCATTAGAAAAGTTACCAGAGGAACACCAATTACTGATGCATTCCGATAAAGGGTGGCATTATCAAATGAAACAATATCGTCACGCACTTGCATCAAGAGGCATTGTGCAAAGTATGTCTCGTAAAGGAAACTGTTACGACGACTCAGTTATGGAGAATTTCTTTGGAATTCTTAAATCGGAATTCCTCTACTTAAAGGAATTTGAAAGTATGGAACATTTTAAATTGGAACTTGAAAATTACATAACGTATTACAACACAAAACGCATGAAGGCAAAATTAAAAATGAGTCCGATACAATACCGAACTCATTTTATACAAGCTGCCTGA
- a CDS encoding LacI family DNA-binding transcriptional regulator — MSVTIKDVAKLAKVAPSTVSRVIANNPRISEKTKNRVREAMESLGYHPNYNARSLANRSTQSIGLVMPSSVDKVFQNPFFPEVIRGISTKAHEEDFAIYMSTGQSEQESLEGVERMLHGGRVDGVIILYSSIDDKIMSFLQEEKFPFSVIGKPYNNVNQITHVDNDNVQAGKDVTDHLIRLGHKRIAYVCGSLDSVVSMDRILGYKKALQDANIPYQEEYIVKEELLNDGGIKEISRLMSLQSPPTALIVKDDLLSFSIMGTIDKMGYSIPKDLSIVSFNNLMLSEFTRPPLTTVDIDIFNLGYHAADCLLDLIKNPGQEAKQVIVPHRLVERQTSQRI; from the coding sequence ATGTCAGTAACTATTAAAGATGTAGCTAAGCTTGCAAAAGTCGCTCCATCTACAGTTTCAAGAGTCATCGCAAACAATCCACGTATAAGTGAAAAAACGAAGAACCGAGTAAGAGAAGCAATGGAGTCTTTAGGCTACCATCCTAATTATAATGCTAGAAGCCTCGCAAACCGTAGTACACAATCAATCGGCCTTGTCATGCCAAGTTCAGTAGATAAAGTCTTTCAGAATCCTTTCTTTCCTGAAGTAATAAGAGGAATCAGTACGAAGGCACATGAAGAAGATTTTGCTATTTATATGTCAACAGGACAAAGTGAACAGGAGAGCCTGGAAGGTGTTGAGCGAATGTTACATGGTGGCAGAGTAGATGGTGTTATCATTCTCTATTCAAGTATTGATGATAAAATTATGTCTTTCCTTCAAGAAGAGAAGTTTCCATTCTCAGTTATCGGTAAGCCATATAATAATGTCAACCAAATTACTCACGTCGATAACGATAATGTTCAAGCAGGTAAAGATGTGACAGACCACCTTATCCGACTTGGACATAAACGAATTGCCTATGTCTGCGGAAGTTTAGATTCAGTTGTTTCGATGGACCGGATACTTGGATATAAAAAAGCATTACAAGATGCTAACATACCATATCAAGAAGAATATATTGTGAAAGAAGAACTCCTTAATGATGGAGGAATAAAAGAAATCTCAAGGTTGATGTCCTTGCAGTCACCGCCAACAGCTCTTATTGTAAAGGATGATTTATTGTCCTTTAGCATTATGGGCACAATTGATAAAATGGGGTACTCCATACCTAAGGACCTCTCCATTGTTAGTTTTAATAATTTAATGTTGAGTGAATTTACTAGACCTCCATTGACAACAGTAGATATTGATATTTTTAATCTAGGTTATCATGCTGCAGACTGCCTATTGGATTTAATAAAAAATCCCGGTCAGGAAGCTAAACAAGTCATTGTACCACATCGATTAGTTGAACGACAGACCAGTCAAAGGATATAA
- a CDS encoding alpha-glucosidase, producing MNKNKWWKEAVAYQIYPRSFMDSNGDGIGDIQGIISKLDYLKNLGIDIIWVCPIYKSPNDDNGYDISNYKDILSEFGSMTDFDQLLDEVHARGMKLIMDLVINHTSDEHPWFIEARSSKENEYRDYYIWHSGIDGEEPNNWESIFGGSAWQYDEKTEEYYLHVFSKKQPDLNWENPSVRQELYEMINWWLNKGIDGFRVDAISHIKKVAGFPNMPNPENKRYVPSFDGHMNRPGINTFLDELKRETFDNYDIVTVGEANGVSVEEADLWVGEENGKFNMVFQFQHLELWNKSVNNGLDIHALKNTLTKWQKGLEDNGWNALFFENHDQPRSVSTWGNDKEFWAESAKCLATLYFLMQGTPFVYQGQEIGMTNVQFPAIEDYNDVAIKNLYKLEKENGKPHEEIMEIIWKTGRDNSRTPMQWSDDLNAGFTTGKPWMKVNQNFRNINVDLALENPNSIYHYYKKLIDLRKENKVLVYGAYDLILEEHDQIYAYTRTLNNEKMLIITNLFPQITKFVLPADLTVESTELLISNYEVDNGDEIKEITLSPYEVRVYRLN from the coding sequence ATGAATAAAAATAAATGGTGGAAAGAAGCAGTTGCTTATCAAATTTATCCGCGCAGTTTCATGGACTCAAATGGTGATGGAATTGGTGATATTCAAGGAATCATATCCAAACTGGATTATTTAAAAAATCTAGGGATAGATATTATTTGGGTTTGCCCGATTTACAAGTCGCCAAATGATGATAACGGTTACGATATTAGTAACTATAAAGATATCTTAAGTGAATTTGGGTCTATGACTGATTTCGATCAATTATTAGATGAGGTCCATGCAAGAGGTATGAAACTGATTATGGATCTTGTTATTAATCATACTTCTGATGAACATCCTTGGTTTATTGAAGCTCGTTCTTCAAAAGAAAATGAATACCGAGATTATTATATATGGCATTCAGGTATTGATGGTGAAGAACCGAATAACTGGGAATCTATCTTTGGAGGCTCAGCATGGCAGTATGATGAAAAGACGGAGGAATACTATCTTCATGTATTTTCTAAAAAACAGCCTGATTTAAACTGGGAAAATCCAAGTGTCCGCCAAGAATTATACGAAATGATTAATTGGTGGTTAAATAAAGGAATAGATGGTTTCCGTGTCGATGCCATTTCTCATATCAAAAAGGTTGCAGGATTCCCTAACATGCCTAATCCAGAGAATAAACGTTATGTACCGTCGTTTGATGGGCATATGAACCGCCCGGGAATTAATACTTTCCTTGACGAATTAAAACGTGAAACCTTTGATAATTATGATATTGTGACTGTAGGTGAAGCCAACGGGGTATCTGTCGAAGAAGCCGATTTATGGGTAGGTGAAGAAAATGGGAAATTTAATATGGTTTTCCAATTTCAACATTTAGAGCTTTGGAATAAAAGTGTAAATAATGGTTTAGATATTCATGCTTTGAAAAACACCCTTACCAAATGGCAAAAAGGCTTGGAGGATAATGGATGGAATGCCTTGTTTTTTGAAAATCATGATCAGCCGCGTTCTGTTTCCACTTGGGGAAATGATAAGGAGTTTTGGGCTGAATCTGCTAAATGTTTGGCAACGCTGTATTTTTTAATGCAAGGAACACCATTTGTATATCAAGGTCAAGAAATTGGGATGACTAATGTTCAATTTCCAGCTATTGAGGATTACAATGATGTTGCAATTAAGAACTTATATAAATTGGAAAAAGAAAATGGGAAACCTCATGAAGAGATAATGGAGATTATTTGGAAAACGGGTCGAGATAATTCAAGAACACCAATGCAATGGAGCGACGATTTAAATGCAGGGTTTACTACAGGGAAACCATGGATGAAAGTAAATCAGAACTTTAGGAATATAAATGTTGACCTGGCGTTAGAAAATCCAAACTCTATCTATCATTATTATAAAAAACTTATAGACTTACGAAAAGAAAATAAGGTTCTTGTTTATGGGGCTTATGATTTGATATTAGAAGAACACGATCAAATTTATGCATATACACGAACATTAAATAACGAAAAAATGCTTATTATTACAAACCTGTTTCCACAGATTACAAAATTTGTCTTACCTGCAGATCTTACAGTTGAATCAACAGAGTTGTTAATTAGTAATTACGAAGTTGACAATGGTGATGAAATAAAAGAAATCACCTTAAGTCCTTATGAAGTTAGGGTATATCGTTTAAACTAA